Proteins from one Patagioenas fasciata isolate bPatFas1 chromosome 6, bPatFas1.hap1, whole genome shotgun sequence genomic window:
- the LOC136103801 gene encoding vitellogenin-2-like, whose protein sequence is MRGIILALALSLVGSQKSDIDPGFSSRRSHLYSYEGWVLNGLQEKNLGKAGVRLSCRLEISGLSENAYLLKIRSPQFEEYNGIWPRDPFTRSSKISQIVSSCFTRPFKFEYNTGRIGNIYGPEDCPNMCINIVRGILNMMQITIKKSQNVYELQEAGIGGVCHTRYIIQEDKKNSRVSVTKTVDQNNCQEKVMQSVGMAYIYPCPADVMKARLIKGTAAFSYKLKQSDSGTLITEVTSQQIYQISPLSEPTGVAVMEARQQLTLLEVKSERASSPDIPMQSYGSLRYQFPSVLPQMPLQLIKTKNPEQRIVETLQHIVQNNQQDFHDDVPHRFLELVQLCRIANADILESLWRQCSDKPRYRRWLLSAVSATGTAEALKFIKSRIRNDDLNYLQTLLSVSFTLHLMKADEQTVPIAADLMTSSRIQKNPMLQQVACLGYSSVVNRYCSQTSACPKEALQPVHDLADEAVSRGREDKMKLALKCIGNMGEPASIKRILKFLPISSSSASDIPIHIQIDAIMALRKIAWKDPKTVQGYLIQILADQSLPPEVRMMACAVIFETRPALPLITTIANVAMKESSLQVASFVYSHMKALSKSSLPSMYNISSACNIALKLLAPKLDRLSYRYSKVMHIGGYFDNYKVGAAGDVFVMNSPGTMFPSAIISKLMAYSAGSVADLVEVGVRVEGLTDVIVKKNIPFAEYPAYKKIKEIGKALLGWKELPTETPLISAYLKLFGQELGYLSVNKEVLQQVMKTVLEPADRNTALKKIASQIRNGIAGQWTQPVWMGEMRYIVPTCTGLPLEYGSYTTALARAAVSVDGKVTPPLTGDFKPSQLLESTIQIRSDINPSLYVHTVATMGVNTEYFQHAVEIQGKVQTRVPVKFDAKIDMKLKNVKIETNPCHEETEIVVGRHKAFAVSRNIGELGVEKRTPILPEDASSNIVQEPFKPLERASSEGSTMQGADSMEKKQASCPQEDLRHSPERKTHKQDICIKLHHLGCQLCFSSRSRDASFLKNTYLHRLIGEHEAKVVLMPVQPDADLDKILLEIQAGSRAASKIIHGVNSESEEEDESPLHEDIQAKLKKILGIENVFKVANKTRHQKKKPSKKANSVLTELGRDPDAKKPSSSSSASSAASSSSSSSAASPHRKKTVDEDENDQVKQARNKDASSKSSSSRSSSSRSSSSRSSSSRSSSSKSSSSKSSSSSSSKSSSSSSKSSSSSSKSSSSSKSSSSSSSSSSSSSSSSSSSSSSSRHHSHGHHSRHLNGSSSSSSSSHHGHGHHSGHADSSSSSSSSSYSKIWEHHEIYQYRFKSAHRQEFPKRKLPADQLNSADSSAKSSHASSQPASRLKFLGDVQTPVLAAFLHGVHNYKKIGGLQLVVYADIDSVKPRIQVFVSNLTDSSKWKLCADASVLNAHKAAAYLKWGRNCQDYKISTELVTGRFAGHPAAQVKLEWPKVPSSVKSVAEWFYKFVPGAAFMLGFSEKMDKNPSRQVRVIVALTSPRTCDVVIKLPDVILSEKAVRLPLSLPVGPRIPASELQPPIWNVFAEGPSAVLENLKASCSVSHNKITTFNEVQFNYTMPANCYHILAQDCSSDLKFLVMMRNAEEAMNLKAINIKLGSHEIDMRPASGQVKLLVDGVESPTKNISYVSAGASLQIHSEDQGLVLVAPAYGIDKLYFDGYAFKIQVALWMAGKMCGICGKYDAECEQEYRMPNGYVAKDAVSFGHSWILEEKPCTGACKLRRSFVKLEKTVQLAGVESKCYSTEPVLRCMKGCSATQTAPVTVGFHCLPADSATSLTDKQAKFDQKSEDIEDTVDAHIACSCENEDCSA, encoded by the exons ATGAGGGGAATCATCCTCGCACTAGCGCTCTCCCTTGTAG GTAGCCAAAAGTCTGACATTG ACCCTGGGTTCAGCAGCAGAAGGAGCCACTTGTACAGCTATGAAGGCTGGGTCTTGAATGggcttcaagaaaaaaatctaggcAAAGCTGGTGTACGCTTGAGCTGTAGACTAGAGATCAGTGGGCTGTCAGAGAACGCTTACCTGCTCAAG ATCCGCTCCCCCCAGTTCGAGGAATACAATGGCATCTGGCCCAGGGACCCATTCACTCGATCTTCCAAAATCAGCCAGATTGTTTCTTCATGTTTCACCCGGCCCTTCAAGTTTGAATACAATACTGGAAGAATTGGAAACATTTATGGCCCAGAAGACTGTCCCAATATGTGTATTAACATAGTGAGAGGAATACTGAACATGATGCAGATAACCATTAAAAAATCACAGAACGTGTATGAATTGCAGgag GCTGGAATTGGAGGTGTTTGCCATACGAGGTACATCATCCAGGAGGACAAGAAGAACAGCCGAGTCTCCGTCACCAAAACCGTAGACCAAAACAATTGCCAGGAAAAGGTGATGCAGAGTGTTGGAATGGCTTACATCTATCCTTGTCCTGCTGATGTGATG AAGGCCAGGCTCATAAAAGGGACAGCAGCTTTCTCCTACAAACTGAAGCAGTCAGACAGTGGTACCCTGATCACAGAAGTGACCTCGCAGCAGATCTATCAGATCTCACCACTCAGTGAACCTACCGGTGTTGCTGTCATGGAAGCAAG GCAACAACTTACCTTGCTGGAAGTGAAAAGCGAACGGGCCAGCAGCCCGGACATTCCCATGCAGAGCTACGGAAGCCTTCGTTACCAGTTCCCATCAGTCTTGCCACAGATGCCACTGCAGCTGATCAAGACAAAAAACCCTGAGCAACGG ATAGTAGAAACGCTGCAACACATAGTCCAGAATAACCAACAAGATTTCCATGATGATGTTCCACACAGATTCTTGGAGCTTGTCCAGCTCTGCCGGATAGCAAATGCTGATATTCTTGAGTCCCTCTGGAGACAATGTTCAGATAAACCCCGCTACAG GCGATGGTTGCTGAGTGCAGTTTCTGCGACAGGCACAGCGGAAGCACTCAAATTCATTAAGAGCAGAATCCGCAATGATGACCTTAACTACCTTCAGACTCTTCTAAGTGTTTCTTTCACACTCCATTTAATGAAGGCTGACGAACAAACGGTTCCAATAGCAGCA gaTTTAATGACTAGTTCTCGGATTCAGAAAAATCCCATGCTTCAGCAAGTTGCCTGCTTGGGATACAGTTCTGTGGTCAATAGATACTGTTCTCAGACCTCAGCTTGTCCTAAAGAAGCTCTTCAG CCCGTCCATGACCTGGCAGATGAAGCGGTCAGCAGGGGCCGTGAAGACAAAATGAAATTAGCTCTGAAGTGCATTGGCAACATGGGAGAGCCAGCCAGCATCAAGCGCATCCTGAAGTTCCTTCCCATATCTTCATCCAGTGCTTCTGATATCCCCATCCACATTCAGATTGATGCCATAATGGCCTTGAGAAAAATAGCTTGGAAGGACCCCAAAACA GTGCAGGGCTACCTCATCCAGATCCTTGCAGACCAGTCACTTCCCCCCGAAGTGCGAATGATGGCTTGTGCTGTTATCTTTGAGACAAGGCCTGCCCTTCCTTTAATAACAACCATAGCTAATGTGGCAATGAAGGAGAGCAGTTTGCAAGTGGCCAGTTTTGTGTACTCCCACATGAAGGCTTTGTCAAAGAGCAGCTTGCCATCCATGTACAACAT ATCTTCAGCTTGCAATATTGCCCTTAAGCTGCTGGCCCCCAAACTGGACAGGCTGAGCTATCGGTATAGCAAGGTCATGCATATCGGTGGTTACTTTG ATAACTACAAAGTTGGTGCTGCTGGAGATGTCTTTGTTATGAACAGCCCGGGAACAATGTTCCCATCAGCAATCATTTCCAAGCTGATGGCATATTCTGCAGGGTCAGTGGCTGATTTAGTGGAG GTTGGTGTTCGCGTGGAAGGCCTCACAGATGTCATCGTGAAAAAAAATATCCCGTTTGCTGAATATCCCGCATACAAAAAGATAAAGGAGATTGGAAAAGCT ctgctgggatggaAGGAGCTGCCAACAGAAACCCCCTTGATATCAGCCTACTTGAAACTATTTGGCCAAGAGCTTGGCTACCTCAGTGTCAACAAGGAAGTCCTGCAGCAGGTTATGAAG ACTGTGCTGGAACCTGCTGACAGGAACACAGCGCTAAAGAAAATTGCCAGCCAAATCCGCAATGGCATTGCAGGACAATGGACGCAGCCAGTGTGGATGGGAGAGATGAGGTACATCGTTCCTACCTGCACTGGTCTGCCACTGGAGTACGGGTCATACACCACTGCTCTGGCACGGGCAGCGGTCAGTG TTGATGGAAAGGTGACCCCACCCTTAACTGGAGATTTCAAACCTTCCCAGTTGCTTGAATCCACCATACAGATTCGGTCTGACATAAACCCAAG CTTATATGTGCACACGGTTGCAACAATGGGTGTCAACACCGAATACTTTCAACATGCTGTTGAAATTCAAGGCAAGGTCCAGACAAGAGTGCCAGTGAAGTTTGATGCCAAGATAGACATGAAACTGAAAAATGTTAAGATTGAAACAAATCCGTGCCACGAAGAAACAGAGATAGTGGTTGGAAG ACATAAAGCTTTTGCTGTATCAAGAAATATAGGAGAACTAGGTGTTGAAAAGAGGACCCCAATTCTCCCAGAAGATGCTTCATCAAATATTGTACAAGAACCTTTCAAACCATTGGAGAGAGCTTCCAGTGAAGGTTCCACAATG CAGGGAGCTGACAGCATGGAGAAAAAACAGGCTTCTTGCCCTCAAGAGGATCTTCGTCACAGCCCAGAAAGAAAAACTCATAAACAAGACATTTGCATCAAGCTTCATCATCTTGGTTGTCAGCTCTGCTTTTCCAGCAGGTCACGAGATGCCAGtttcttaaaaaatacatatttgcacAGGTTAATTGGCGAGCATGAAGCTAAAGTAGTCTTGATGCCAG TTCAACCAGATGCTGATCTTGACAAAATTCTCCTGGAGATTCAGGCAGGATCCAGAGCAGCTTCTAAAATAATCCATGGGGTAAACTCAGAGTCTGAGGAAGAGGATGAGTCACCTCTACATGAGGACAttcaagctaaactgaaaaaGATTCTAGGCATTGAAAATGTGTTCAAG GTTGCAAATAAAACACGACACCAGAAGAAGAAACCTTCTAAGAAAGCAAACAGTGTGCTAACAGAGCTTGGGAGAGACCCTGATGCAAAAAAACCCTCCAGTTCATCTTCTGCCTCCTCGgctgcatcctcctcttcctcatcatctgctgcttctcctcaTCGTAAAAAGACAGTGGATGAAGATGAGAATGATCAAGTAAAgcaagcaagaaacaaagatgcaAGCAGCAAGAGCagtagcagcagaagcagcagcagcagaagcagcagcagcagaagcagcagcagcagaagcagcagcagcaaaagcagcagcagcaaaagcagcagcagtagcagcagcaaaagcagcagtagcagcagcaaaagcagcagtagcagcagcaaaagcagcagtagcagcaagagtagcagcagcagcagtagtagcagcagcagcagcagtagtagtagtagcagtAGCAGCAGCTCATCGAGGCACCACAGCCATGGGCATCACTCAAGGCATCTGAAtggcagcagtagcagcagctcaTCGAGTCACCATGGCCATGGACACCATTCAGGACATgcggacagcagcagcagcagcagcagcagcagttattCCAAAATATGG GAACATCATGAGATTTATCAGTATCGCTTTAAATCAGCGCATAGACAAGAG TTCCCAAAAAGAAAACTCCCGGCTGACCAACTTAACAGTGCGGATTCTTCTGCCAAATCCAGTCATGCCTCATCCCAACCTGCTTCCCGG CTCAAGTTTTTGGGAGATGTTCAAACACCAGTATTAGCTGCTTTTCTTCATGGTGTTCATAATTATAAGAAGATAGGAGGTCTCCAGCTTGTGGTATATGCTGACATTGACTCTGTCAAGCCCCGGATACAGGTATTTGTGTCAAACCTCACAGATTCGAGCAAGTGGAAGCTCTGTGCTGATGCTTCAGTCCTCAATGCTCACAAGGCAGCG GCTTACCTGAAATGGGGCCGGAATTGCCAGGACTACAAGATTTCAACTGAGCTGGTAACTGGGCGGTTTGCTGGCCACCCTGCTGCACAAGTGAAATTGGAGTGGCCTAAAGTTCCTTCAAGTGTCAAATCCGTAGCAGAATG GTTTTACAAATTTGTCCCTGGGGCTGCGTTTATGCTGGGGTTCTCTGAAAAAATGGACAAGAATCCTTCTCGACAAGTCAGGGTGATCGTGgctctaacttctccaaggacatGTGATGTTGTTATCAAGCTTCCAGAT GTGATCCTCTCTGAAAAAGCCGTGAGGCttcccctgtcactgcctgtaGGTCCGAGGATACCAGCTTCAGAGCTGCAGCCTCCCATCTGGAATGTCTTTGCTGAAGGCCCCTCTGCAGTGCTCGAGAATTTAAAAG CTAGCTGCTCAGTTTCCCACAACAAGATCACAACCTTTAACGAAGTTCAGTTTAACTACACAATGCCAGCAAACTGTTACCACATCTTGGCTCAGGATTGCAGCTCTGACCTTAAGTTCCTGGTGATGAtgaggaatgctgaagaagcaatGAACCTGAAAGCAATCAACATCAAGCTTGGCAGTCA TGAAATCGATATGCGTCCTGCGAGTGGACAGGTGAAACTGCTGGTAGATGGGGTCGAAAGCCCCACAAAGAATATTTCATACGTATCTGCTG GTGCTTCTCTGCAGATCCACAGTGAAGATCAAGGGCTTGTACTTGTTGCCCCAGCCTATGGCATCGATAAGTTGTACTTCGATGGATACGCATTCAAG atTCAAGTTGCTTTATGGATGGCAGGAAAAATGTGTGGAATATGTGGAAAATATGATGCAGAATGTGAACAGGAATATCGGATGCCCAATGGATATGTAGCTAAAGATGCAGTGAGCTTTGGGCATTCTTGGATTTTGGAAGAAAAGCCTTGTACAGGAG CCTGCAAACTGCGACGCTCATTTGTGAAGCTTGAGAAGACTGTTCAGCTGGCAGGCGTGGAGTCCAAGTGCTATTCCACAGAGCCTGTGCTGCGCTGCATGAAAGGATGCTCCGCCACGCAGACTGCTCCGGTCACTGTGGGTTTCCACTGTCTCCCAGCTG